Proteins from a genomic interval of Paenibacillus sp. FSL H8-0048:
- the priA gene encoding primosomal protein N' — protein sequence MDIAKVIVDVPVRSTDRPFDYIIPDALKLWIEVGSRVAVPFGPRTVQGFVVSLESGETGGVSRMKPIVEVLDLLPPLSPELVELADWMSQRYACRRISALQAMLPTALKGKAERLISLGSTEEEASAPADELFQLFLEADNEEQQIIDFIRRHSEVSMKLLTRTFPEAAETIKFMVRRGVLAESQSIKDKMGKKKLKAVDLAIGLSAARESLSSFPARSARQKEVLSYLIDMEAMLPMPLKDILAILQVTAGTVKALADKGYIEISEIEVYRDPYQGRDFKPSTPLPLTAEQEIVYKRIVGTVEQQTHEVFLLHGVTGSGKTEIYLQTIQRCIEQGRQAVVLVPEIALTPQMVERFKGRFGSGVAVMHSRLSVGERYDEWRKIREGKAMVAVGARSAVFAPFANLGLIIMDEEHEGSYKQEENPKYHARDVAVRRAEQGGAVVILGSATPSLESYHAARSQSDIHFSPVLLEMPSRALGNELPKVAVVDMREELKEGNRSMFSRRLHAALVSRLERGEQTVLLLNRRGFSTFVMCRSCGYVAGCPECDISLTYHSRSDNLRCHYCGHAEPAPKLCPECGSEHIRFFGTGTQRVEEELGKLFPGIRVIRMDVDTTTEKGSHEKLLNQFRDKKADVLLGTQMVAKGLDFPDVTLVGVITADSALNLPDFRAAEKTFQLLTQVAGRAGRHQLPGEVVVQSYTPEHYSIIHASGHDYRSFVRDELKHRKELHYPPYCRLILVTLSHEQLPLLLKLAENYALSIQGKARQLRWYGSLDKLSSDALDLLGPVASPLPRLKGRYRFQCIIKWRGAIDAIALARTVAEELEDSVRDKGLQISIDVDPQMLM from the coding sequence ATGGATATTGCCAAGGTCATTGTCGATGTTCCTGTACGCAGCACCGACCGGCCGTTTGACTATATTATCCCGGACGCTCTGAAGCTCTGGATTGAAGTGGGCAGCCGTGTGGCTGTTCCGTTCGGTCCCCGCACGGTCCAGGGGTTCGTAGTGTCCCTGGAATCGGGGGAGACCGGCGGTGTCTCGCGGATGAAGCCGATTGTAGAAGTACTGGATCTGCTTCCTCCACTGTCGCCGGAGCTCGTTGAGCTGGCCGACTGGATGAGCCAAAGATACGCCTGCAGACGGATCTCCGCACTGCAGGCGATGCTTCCGACTGCCCTGAAGGGCAAAGCCGAGCGCCTAATCTCGCTTGGGAGTACAGAGGAGGAGGCCAGCGCCCCCGCAGATGAGCTGTTTCAGCTCTTCCTGGAGGCGGATAACGAAGAACAGCAGATCATTGATTTCATTAGGCGACACAGTGAGGTATCCATGAAGCTGCTGACCCGCACCTTCCCTGAGGCTGCAGAGACGATTAAGTTTATGGTGCGGCGCGGCGTACTGGCAGAGAGCCAGTCGATTAAGGATAAAATGGGCAAAAAGAAGCTCAAGGCCGTCGACCTGGCTATTGGCCTGTCAGCAGCCCGGGAGTCGCTCTCCAGCTTCCCGGCGCGTTCGGCGCGCCAGAAGGAAGTGCTCTCCTACCTCATTGATATGGAAGCCATGCTGCCGATGCCGCTCAAGGATATTCTGGCGATCCTTCAGGTTACTGCGGGCACGGTCAAAGCACTTGCAGACAAGGGTTATATTGAAATCAGTGAAATTGAAGTCTACCGTGACCCTTACCAGGGACGGGACTTCAAGCCAAGTACCCCGCTACCGCTGACAGCGGAGCAGGAGATTGTATACAAGCGGATTGTGGGCACTGTAGAGCAGCAGACGCATGAAGTCTTCCTGCTGCACGGGGTGACCGGCAGCGGGAAGACGGAGATCTATCTCCAGACGATCCAGCGCTGCATCGAGCAGGGACGGCAGGCAGTGGTGCTGGTGCCTGAGATTGCGCTGACTCCGCAGATGGTGGAACGGTTCAAGGGCCGGTTCGGCAGCGGGGTGGCGGTGATGCACAGCAGGCTGTCTGTCGGCGAACGTTATGACGAGTGGCGCAAGATCCGCGAAGGCAAGGCGATGGTTGCGGTCGGAGCACGCTCAGCCGTGTTCGCTCCGTTCGCCAATCTGGGCCTTATTATTATGGATGAAGAGCACGAAGGCTCCTATAAGCAGGAGGAGAATCCGAAATATCATGCCCGTGATGTGGCTGTCCGCAGGGCAGAGCAGGGCGGGGCCGTGGTTATTCTGGGCTCTGCAACACCTTCACTGGAGAGCTATCATGCTGCCAGATCGCAGAGCGATATCCACTTCTCGCCGGTTCTGCTGGAGATGCCGAGCCGTGCGCTCGGCAACGAGCTGCCGAAGGTGGCAGTAGTTGATATGCGTGAGGAGCTTAAGGAAGGTAACCGTTCCATGTTCAGCCGCAGACTGCATGCCGCTCTGGTGAGCAGACTGGAGCGCGGTGAACAGACGGTGCTGCTGCTCAACCGCAGAGGCTTCTCGACCTTCGTCATGTGCCGGAGCTGCGGCTATGTTGCCGGCTGTCCGGAATGCGATATCTCGCTGACCTACCACAGCCGCAGCGATAATCTGCGCTGCCACTACTGTGGTCATGCCGAACCGGCGCCTAAGCTGTGTCCGGAATGCGGCAGTGAGCATATTCGTTTCTTCGGGACCGGGACACAACGGGTAGAGGAAGAGCTGGGCAAGCTGTTCCCCGGTATCCGGGTTATCCGTATGGATGTGGACACGACCACAGAGAAGGGCTCGCATGAGAAGCTGCTGAACCAGTTCAGGGACAAGAAGGCCGATGTGCTGCTGGGTACACAGATGGTCGCCAAAGGACTAGACTTCCCCGATGTAACTCTGGTTGGGGTCATTACTGCGGATTCTGCGCTCAATCTGCCTGATTTCCGGGCGGCTGAGAAGACCTTTCAGCTCTTGACGCAGGTTGCCGGCCGTGCGGGGCGGCATCAGCTCCCCGGCGAGGTGGTGGTGCAGTCGTATACACCGGAGCATTATTCGATTATCCATGCCAGCGGGCATGATTACCGTTCATTCGTCCGGGACGAGCTGAAGCACCGCAAGGAGCTGCATTACCCGCCTTATTGCCGTCTGATTCTGGTCACCCTGTCGCATGAGCAGCTTCCGCTGCTGCTGAAGCTGGCGGAGAACTATGCGCTCAGCATTCAGGGCAAAGCCAGACAGCTGCGCTGGTACGGCAGTCTGGACAAGCTCTCCTCGGATGCGCTGGATCTGCTGGGACCGGTGGCCTCGCCGCTGCCCCGGCTGAAGGGGCGGTACCGTTTCCAGTGCATCATCAAATGGCGCGGTGCGATTGACGCCATTGCGCTGGCACGCACGGTGGCGGAGGAGCTTGAGGATTCCGTCCGCGATAAAGGTCTGCAGATCAGCATTGATGTCGATCCGCAGATGTTGATGTAA
- the coaBC gene encoding bifunctional phosphopantothenoylcysteine decarboxylase/phosphopantothenate--cysteine ligase CoaBC yields the protein MKSLQGKSIILGITGGIAAYKAAALTSKLTQKGAEVHVIMTSSAKQFITELTLQSLSKQRVYSDTFQERDPSSISHIDLADAADLVLIAPATANIIAKMAHGLADDMLSTTLLATTAPIMVAPAMNVHMYQHPAVLSNMDTLYNRGVQFIEPGEGLLACGYVGKGRLEEPEEIVKVVENFFVLQKEKTSGPLAGKKVVITAGGTVERIDPVRYISNDSSGKMGFALARAARAMGAAVTLIAARTDEAPPRDAGIDLIRVQSAQEMHDAVLARWSNCDILVKAAAVADYRPRESSDSKIKKSGSTMTLELVKTTDILESLGRSKEKQFLIGFAAETGNAEFYAKDKLVRKNLDLIVANDVAVEGAGFGTDTNIVKVYDAEGLVLDLPLASKDEVARRILRLAAERVAGALL from the coding sequence ATGAAGAGCCTACAAGGGAAGTCGATTATACTCGGAATCACCGGCGGTATCGCTGCGTATAAGGCGGCGGCGCTGACCAGCAAGCTTACCCAGAAGGGGGCCGAGGTGCATGTCATTATGACGTCATCGGCCAAGCAGTTCATTACAGAGCTGACGCTCCAGTCGTTGTCAAAGCAGCGGGTGTATAGTGATACGTTCCAGGAGCGAGACCCGTCTTCGATTTCGCATATTGATCTGGCAGATGCCGCCGACCTGGTTCTGATTGCTCCGGCTACGGCCAACATTATCGCCAAGATGGCCCACGGCCTGGCAGATGATATGCTGTCCACCACGCTTCTTGCTACAACAGCGCCTATTATGGTAGCTCCGGCAATGAATGTCCATATGTATCAGCATCCGGCAGTCCTCAGCAATATGGATACCCTGTATAACAGAGGCGTTCAGTTTATTGAACCCGGAGAAGGGCTGTTGGCCTGCGGGTATGTGGGCAAGGGACGGCTCGAGGAACCGGAAGAGATCGTGAAGGTGGTTGAGAACTTTTTTGTACTGCAGAAGGAGAAGACCTCCGGGCCGCTTGCCGGCAAAAAAGTGGTAATTACCGCAGGAGGAACAGTAGAACGCATAGATCCTGTCCGTTATATCTCCAACGATTCCTCGGGTAAAATGGGCTTCGCCCTCGCGCGCGCAGCGCGCGCCATGGGAGCCGCGGTGACGCTGATTGCCGCGCGTACCGATGAAGCGCCGCCCCGTGATGCCGGTATTGATCTGATCCGCGTCCAGTCGGCACAGGAGATGCACGATGCGGTCCTGGCCCGCTGGAGTAATTGCGATATTCTTGTAAAAGCAGCGGCGGTTGCCGATTACCGTCCACGCGAGAGCAGTGACTCGAAGATTAAGAAGAGCGGCAGCACTATGACGCTGGAGCTGGTGAAGACAACTGATATTCTGGAGAGTTTGGGCAGAAGCAAGGAGAAGCAGTTCCTGATCGGCTTTGCCGCCGAGACCGGCAACGCCGAATTTTATGCCAAGGATAAGCTGGTCCGCAAGAACCTTGATCTGATCGTAGCCAATGATGTGGCCGTAGAAGGCGCGGGATTCGGCACGGATACCAACATTGTCAAGGTGTATGATGCCGAAGGTCTGGTGCTTGATCTTCCGCTGGCTTCCAAGGATGAGGTGGCGCGCCGGATTCTGCGGCTGGCAGCTGAGCGTGTTGCCGGAGCCTTACTATAA
- the rpoZ gene encoding DNA-directed RNA polymerase subunit omega, translated as MLYPSIDEMMTKVDSKYSLVVASARRARALREGGKTDVSAPKSHKFVGVALEEIYEDRIVVTRGEE; from the coding sequence ATGCTATATCCATCCATTGACGAAATGATGACTAAGGTCGACAGTAAATATTCCCTGGTCGTGGCTTCAGCCCGCCGGGCCAGAGCACTCCGCGAAGGCGGCAAGACCGATGTCAGCGCTCCGAAATCCCACAAATTCGTTGGGGTTGCACTTGAAGAAATCTATGAAGACCGCATTGTGGTCACACGCGGCGAGGAATAG
- the gmk gene encoding guanylate kinase codes for MSKGLLIILSGPSGVGKGTVCTALRPKMPELVYSVSATTRLPRAGEENGVNYFFKSREQFDDMIEGDMLLEYAEYVGNYYGTPRDFVERTLESGRDIILEIEVQGALKVKEKFPEGIFVFLLPPSMDELKDRIRGRGTEHPDVISHRMSVAEDEIGLIRHYDYAVVNDEIDLACKRIESIIIAEHCKVR; via the coding sequence ATGTCAAAAGGATTGCTGATTATACTATCCGGCCCTTCCGGTGTCGGCAAAGGTACGGTATGCACAGCGCTGCGGCCGAAGATGCCTGAACTCGTCTATTCTGTTTCTGCCACCACGCGCTTACCGCGTGCGGGTGAAGAGAACGGAGTCAATTATTTTTTCAAATCCAGAGAGCAGTTCGATGATATGATTGAAGGCGACATGCTGCTGGAATATGCGGAGTACGTGGGCAATTATTACGGTACTCCGCGTGACTTTGTAGAGAGAACCCTGGAGAGCGGAAGAGATATTATTCTGGAGATCGAGGTTCAGGGAGCGCTCAAGGTCAAGGAGAAATTCCCCGAAGGTATCTTTGTGTTCCTTCTTCCCCCGTCCATGGACGAGCTGAAGGACCGCATCCGCGGCCGGGGCACGGAGCATCCTGATGTGATCAGCCACCGGATGTCTGTGGCCGAGGATGAGATCGGTCTGATCCGGCATTATGATTATGCCGTGGTGAACGATGAGATTGATTTGGCTTGCAAGCGAATAGAAAGCATTATTATCGCCGAACATTGTAAGGTTAGATAA
- the remA gene encoding extracellular matrix/biofilm regulator RemA, giving the protein MAIKLINIGFGNIVSANRIISIVSPESAPIKRIIQEARDRHMLIDATYGRRTRAVIITDSDHVILSAVQPETVAHRLSSKDDDNDE; this is encoded by the coding sequence ATGGCAATCAAATTAATCAACATCGGCTTTGGGAATATCGTGTCAGCGAACCGCATTATTTCCATTGTCAGCCCGGAATCGGCACCGATTAAGAGAATTATCCAGGAGGCCAGAGACAGGCATATGCTGATCGATGCCACCTACGGAAGGCGGACGCGGGCTGTCATCATTACCGACAGCGACCATGTGATTCTCTCGGCTGTACAGCCTGAGACGGTAGCTCACCGCCTATCCAGCAAAGACGACGATAACGACGAATAA
- a CDS encoding YicC/YloC family endoribonuclease codes for MSYSMTGYGQSALQSGGHKITFEVKSVNNRYCEVVLRLPREWTGYEDRLRRMVQAHIRRGRVDVIINRELTDGAADTPVLDRRRVSAYLDAAEVLVREYGFKGELSLRDILAMPGVMEPKEETAAADASGELAELLEQGLQLSLEALLEMRGREGSYLAADLTRRLDRLEELHAGISRYAPLVVEEQREKLRQRLNLLNDGSFPWDEHKFGMEMAIFADRCNIDEELTRLHSHFGQCRALLLGSEPAGRKLDFLIQEMNRETNTIGSKCTHLAVVNLTLDMKAELEKIREQAANLE; via the coding sequence TTGTCATATAGTATGACCGGATACGGTCAGTCAGCCCTGCAATCCGGCGGACACAAGATAACATTCGAGGTCAAATCGGTGAATAACCGGTACTGCGAAGTTGTGCTGCGGTTGCCCAGGGAATGGACGGGGTATGAGGATAGACTGCGCAGAATGGTTCAGGCTCATATCAGACGGGGACGGGTAGATGTTATTATTAATAGAGAACTCACCGACGGGGCGGCTGACACGCCTGTGCTGGACCGCCGCAGGGTGAGCGCCTATCTTGATGCAGCGGAGGTGCTGGTCCGGGAGTATGGCTTCAAGGGTGAGTTGTCCCTGCGGGATATCCTTGCTATGCCCGGTGTGATGGAACCGAAGGAAGAGACAGCTGCTGCTGACGCTTCCGGAGAACTTGCAGAGCTTCTGGAGCAGGGTCTCCAGCTTAGTCTGGAGGCCCTGCTGGAGATGCGCGGACGCGAAGGCTCCTATCTGGCGGCTGATCTGACGCGCAGACTTGACCGTCTGGAAGAGCTGCATGCCGGAATCAGCAGATATGCGCCTCTGGTTGTGGAGGAGCAGCGCGAGAAGCTGCGGCAGCGGCTTAACCTGCTGAATGACGGGAGCTTCCCCTGGGATGAGCATAAATTTGGCATGGAGATGGCTATTTTTGCCGACCGCTGCAATATTGATGAGGAGTTGACCCGGCTTCACAGCCATTTCGGCCAATGCCGGGCCCTGCTGCTGGGCAGCGAGCCTGCCGGACGCAAGCTTGATTTTCTGATCCAGGAGATGAACAGGGAGACCAACACAATAGGGTCGAAGTGCACGCATCTGGCGGTTGTGAATCTGACGCTTGATATGAAGGCGGAGCTTGAGAAGATTCGCGAGCAGGCGGCGAATCTCGAATGA
- a CDS encoding bifunctional homocysteine S-methyltransferase/methylenetetrahydrofolate reductase, which produces MKPDLRSAWENSVLVGDGAMGTFLYQKGFPVGISYEELNLTSPEVIEDVHRSYINAGAVLLESNTYSANYDKLSKFGLEAKVADINRAGVRIARRAAGENGYVVGAIGSIRAGKRANLSSSELKKFFSQQIAALLEEAPDGIMLETFYDVEELHLALKAVRKLSPLPVICQLAVDDSARTLDGLTLPEAFHILQQDGADVIGFNCNTGPNGIKRALGTLQGKLTLPVSIYPNAGVADYVDGQYRYGASPEYFGQMAPVFADMGSRIIGGCCGTTPKHIAEISAALKGYVVEPLPEPAAFSAPERIAVQEHLADDGGQGGGEPTLVDLVKERHTVIVELDPPRDLDIAKFMKGAEALRRAGADALTLADNSLAVTRMSNMALGHLVQARTGLRPLVHIACRDRNLIGTQSHLMGFDALGIDHVLAVTGDPARFGDLPGSSSIYDLTSFEIIRMIKQLNDGVAFSGKPLKQNAKFVIGAAFNPNVKHLDKAVERLEKKIASGADYIMTQPVYDPELIARIAKATEHLDIPIFIGIMPLASGRNAEYLHNEVPGIQLSAEVRSRMAGLEGEAGRAEGVLIAKELLDAAIAHFNGIYLITPFMFYDMSVQLLEYIWKKQGRKLSPLFR; this is translated from the coding sequence GTGAAGCCGGATTTGCGCTCTGCATGGGAGAACAGCGTGTTGGTCGGAGACGGAGCGATGGGAACTTTTTTGTATCAAAAGGGTTTCCCTGTCGGCATCTCCTACGAGGAATTGAATCTGACCTCACCGGAGGTCATTGAGGATGTGCACCGCAGCTACATCAATGCAGGTGCTGTACTGCTGGAGAGTAATACCTACTCCGCGAACTACGACAAGCTGTCGAAGTTCGGATTGGAAGCCAAGGTGGCGGATATCAACCGTGCGGGTGTCCGCATTGCCCGCCGGGCTGCCGGCGAGAACGGTTATGTGGTCGGAGCCATCGGCTCGATCCGTGCCGGCAAACGGGCGAATCTGTCTTCCTCCGAGCTGAAGAAATTCTTCTCGCAGCAGATTGCTGCACTTCTGGAGGAAGCGCCGGACGGAATCATGCTGGAGACCTTCTATGATGTCGAGGAGCTTCATCTGGCGCTGAAGGCTGTGCGCAAACTCAGCCCGCTGCCGGTAATCTGCCAACTGGCGGTGGACGATTCGGCGCGGACGCTGGACGGGTTAACCCTTCCCGAAGCCTTCCATATTCTGCAGCAGGACGGAGCGGACGTAATCGGCTTCAACTGCAACACCGGACCAAACGGGATCAAGCGTGCGCTGGGTACCCTACAGGGCAAGCTGACGCTGCCGGTGTCGATCTATCCGAATGCGGGCGTAGCCGATTATGTAGACGGCCAGTACCGCTACGGGGCATCACCGGAGTATTTCGGCCAGATGGCACCGGTGTTCGCGGATATGGGCAGCCGGATTATCGGGGGCTGCTGCGGCACCACCCCTAAGCATATCGCTGAAATCTCCGCCGCCCTTAAGGGCTATGTGGTGGAGCCGCTGCCTGAGCCCGCTGCCTTCAGCGCGCCTGAGAGAATTGCGGTGCAGGAGCATTTGGCGGATGACGGGGGGCAGGGAGGCGGCGAGCCAACGCTGGTCGATCTGGTCAAGGAACGCCACACCGTCATCGTAGAGCTTGACCCTCCGCGCGATCTGGACATCGCGAAGTTCATGAAGGGCGCAGAAGCGCTGCGCCGGGCCGGAGCCGATGCCCTGACGCTGGCCGATAATTCGCTTGCTGTAACCCGTATGAGCAATATGGCGCTGGGGCATCTGGTGCAAGCCCGCACAGGCCTGCGGCCGCTGGTGCATATTGCCTGCCGCGACCGCAACCTGATTGGTACCCAGTCGCATCTGATGGGCTTCGACGCGCTGGGGATTGACCATGTGCTGGCCGTGACCGGAGACCCTGCCCGGTTCGGGGACCTGCCCGGCTCAAGCTCGATCTATGACCTGACTTCCTTTGAAATTATACGTATGATCAAGCAGCTCAATGACGGCGTGGCCTTCTCCGGTAAGCCGCTCAAGCAGAACGCAAAGTTCGTCATCGGTGCAGCATTCAATCCCAATGTCAAGCATCTGGACAAAGCGGTTGAGCGCCTGGAGAAGAAGATTGCCTCGGGTGCAGATTATATTATGACCCAGCCCGTGTATGACCCTGAATTGATTGCCCGGATAGCCAAGGCTACTGAGCACCTTGATATTCCGATCTTCATCGGCATTATGCCGCTGGCCAGCGGACGCAATGCCGAGTATCTGCATAATGAGGTTCCCGGCATTCAGCTCTCCGCCGAGGTCCGCAGCCGGATGGCCGGACTCGAAGGGGAAGCGGGCCGGGCCGAAGGGGTGCTGATCGCCAAGGAGCTGCTGGATGCGGCGATTGCACATTTTAACGGAATCTATCTGATTACGCCGTTTATGTTCTATGATATGAGCGTGCAGCTGCTGGAGTATATTTGGAAGAAGCAAGGACGTAAGTTATCCCCCTTGTTTCGCTAG
- a CDS encoding GerAB/ArcD/ProY family transporter, whose product MGKVKIGLGEFFSLTVLFELGTALVVNLGMGAGRDAWLSILIGCAAGLIVFTGYAYLYRKHPDQPFTAYTRQILGKYIGAPVGLLYIVLYINLAARDLRDGSTMLAMSTMHNTPLFILSALMLLSGAYVLHKGIEVLSRTSMVFAFVVLGIGLFGTVMLILSGTINLHRLLPVLENGFQPVLSSVIHQNYMFPFGEMVCFTMLMPYLSSVKKGPWIIAAAMVFSALLLSFTMALNVSVLGADIVERSPLPLMPTISKISISDIIQRVDIFVVMVLIIGVFFKMAVFFAAALIGISDLFKLPYRRMLYPCGLIILFTSMLDARSFIEHLDEGGTLLYRVYPYLMIVIPVLLVIVTAVRDHFSAPRPG is encoded by the coding sequence ATGGGTAAGGTCAAAATCGGACTCGGCGAATTCTTCAGCCTGACGGTGCTGTTCGAGCTGGGCACGGCGCTGGTGGTTAATCTGGGAATGGGGGCAGGCCGTGATGCCTGGCTCTCCATCCTGATCGGCTGCGCGGCGGGGCTGATCGTGTTCACGGGATACGCCTATCTGTACCGCAAGCACCCGGACCAGCCTTTTACAGCCTATACACGGCAAATTCTCGGAAAATATATCGGGGCACCGGTAGGCCTGCTCTACATTGTTCTCTACATAAACCTGGCCGCCCGGGATCTGCGCGATGGCAGCACTATGCTTGCAATGTCGACCATGCACAATACTCCGCTGTTCATCTTAAGCGCCCTGATGCTGCTCTCGGGAGCATATGTGCTGCATAAGGGGATAGAGGTACTGAGCAGAACGTCCATGGTATTCGCATTTGTCGTTCTGGGAATCGGCCTGTTCGGGACAGTGATGCTGATACTCTCCGGTACAATCAATCTGCACAGACTGTTGCCTGTACTGGAGAATGGCTTCCAGCCTGTGCTTAGCTCGGTGATTCATCAGAATTATATGTTTCCTTTCGGGGAGATGGTGTGCTTCACTATGCTGATGCCGTATCTGTCCAGTGTCAAAAAAGGGCCCTGGATCATCGCCGCCGCCATGGTATTCTCCGCGCTGCTGCTCAGCTTCACGATGGCTCTGAATGTTTCGGTTCTGGGTGCTGACATTGTAGAGCGCTCGCCGCTCCCGCTGATGCCGACGATCAGCAAGATTTCCATTTCGGATATCATCCAGCGGGTGGACATTTTCGTGGTTATGGTACTGATCATCGGGGTGTTTTTCAAAATGGCCGTCTTCTTCGCTGCCGCGCTGATCGGAATCTCGGACCTGTTCAAGCTGCCGTACCGGAGAATGCTCTATCCCTGCGGACTGATCATCCTCTTCACCTCCATGCTGGATGCACGCAGCTTCATTGAACATCTCGATGAGGGCGGGACCCTGCTGTACAGGGTGTATCCTTATTTAATGATAGTCATTCCGGTGCTGCTGGTCATTGTAACGGCGGTCCGTGATCATTTCTCCGCTCCCCGGCCGGGCTGA